The Anopheles gambiae chromosome 2, idAnoGambNW_F1_1, whole genome shotgun sequence genomic sequence TTCCATAGGATTGTCTGTATGATACATTCAACATTCGTTTTGTGTCCATCAAATGTGTTTTGCTTGCCGACGAAGTATTTAAATGGTCGCTGTTTTGCATTTATTCAATTACAGAGTGGTATTGCTGGGGCATTGGCTCAGTTGCATCTTGGCGAAGCGAAATCTAAGGAACAAGAAGCCTACGAAGAGCATATGAGACGTCAATGCTGGGAAACAGGCAACATCGATTATATGGGTCGGGACTCTTTTGACAACATTTGGAAACGCATTCAACAAACCATAAACACCGGCTCATGCATGGAAGAATCATCCGAGGCTTCCGTTGCGCAAACTACTGCACCTGGTACAACACAACGCGCAAGCCGCCGCCCATCACGTTCGCGATCGGCAACTCCGAAAAGAGATCCGAAAGACCGCTCTCCAACGCCACAACCAGAAGAGAAAATATCTGTTGATAAAAAGGAAGGTAATTGACCCAGCACCATCATTGCCTGTGTTCAACGGCGGCACCAGTCAGGCAATTGCTTCCATCTAACCAACATCGTTCATCgtttatatttgttttcctGCTGTGTGTTATCTCCATTATCATGCGTAAGTCCTGTCTCTAATAATGTCACTATTACCAGTATCAATGATTCATCTAATTGGTCAACATATGTGTCTTCGTTCCGACTCGTGCAACCAACATTAGTGTAACCAATAGGCTATAATCATGGAACTATTTCAGTTGTTAAAGTCTGGAAAATAGGATTCCTTTTTACAAGTATCGGTAATTATGGcattgaataatttttcagTTCTGTTTGTCAGATCTTATCTTAATGGAacatatgattcgaaaccttTACGTGCCATTCGCTAGGAGATGGTATAAAATTTCCTACGTCGTACTGCATTTCGTCGAAATGTCGTACTGCACAAAGTAACAGAAAGATCAAAATGTAGACAGAACATAGAATACTAACAGTTTCCGTTTAAAATTATGCATGATGAAGTAATGAACCCCAATAAGTTTTTAGGACAAATGTAACAAACATCGATATTATTTCCCATTTGTTCATCCTTCAAACCCGTGATGATACATAAAGCTATATCAGTCGTGGAATGATACATGAATAATTAGCAAATGTGTATATGTGTCCCAAACGAGTTCATACAAGATTAGCTAAATATATTTACTCAATACTACTCCTAATTGTGTTGCATTTTGTGATGTCTACGGCATTTCTTCAGCATACATTTCACTTTTGGACGGATAAAGTGAACTATATAACAGATACACAAATTGCAGATTTACCTTGCAAAAATATTCATGATAGACAGTACTTCAATCATTCAGCATTCTTGTTaacattcaacattcaattaatTTCCTCTAACAGACACCTTTTCAATAAAGATGATAAAAAAACTCGTATTCGTCTACATGGAAAGTAATCGAtaagattcatgaataataaaactaataattatTATGCATTTTAACATCTTTCACCGGTCATACatgatttttgaaaaatgcataaaagtaaaaatatgcACGATTGAGTACCAAATTTCCACTTCTTGTCGTTGGTTTTAGCGAAAAGTGTGTTGGAACATAACTGTACACACGAAGAACGTTGATCTCTCAGCAAGTTACAAGGTTGCTGCGCATTCGTATACAGTTAGAATGTCGTTCAAATCACAGTACATATGATGTGTGTTTACTATTACCACAGATGAAACTACTAATTTACAGCCATACATCTAGTTACAGTTAAGAGTGCATGCAGTAATCCACACTGCGTCATGCAATTAGCATGATTCCATGATTCTCAGAGCTGCTCTGCTCAATACCAATGGTAACACAAGCAAATGTTCGCGATTTTCTCAACATTTGCGATTTATGTTGTATATGCATACAAATGGGCACCGCAAAGTATCAAAGTTTAAGAACACTGAAACAGAATTGAATAAGCTTTTGTTCTTGATTTTTAAGGCGttgatttttataattaatatataattaatataatttttataattatattttacatttgagacacaacaacaatgatAAATCGTATACAAATAATGCCATTTCTGTTCAATAACTAAAACTTGTGCAACGGAATTAATTGATGGGTGGTGTTCTACTTACAGTGTTGCGTTTTTAAACATATCTCGGTGCCGCTTATAAAACCGATCAGAAACTAACTAggatttccttttcttcttaaattttcttttctctccccGTATTCAACTGTGCAATAATGACTACATTCTTTATCGATATTGACCATTTCAACTTTCTTTTTGGGGTTGTGTTGCGTTATGCACGCATTACTTCTTTGATGGTTTTATAATTTGCATTGCTTGCTTACTTCCGTGGGAAATAACCCCGTATGCATGCTTATACCACATTCATACGGTTTATTCGGGTACGTCGGGACTACGCTCATCATCAAACATTGTAACATTCTACAGCCCAAGTCGTTCCTCCACCGGTCATTGCGGAGGAGGACGATGTTGCTGTCAGTTTATCTACGATGGACTGTAGTAGTTTTGCAATACGACTCCAAACCTCCAGGCTGCCACCACCAATTCAGTATGATCCAACTACCAATACGACAACATTGACGAAGAAAGTTTTTGCAGGTTACCAACAAATTATAACGACCAAGAGTCCAGAAGGAAAAACTCGAACGCACACGAAGCTGGTCTACGATCCCTCGGTCGAAGATGATGAAACTAAAGAGGAGGCGAATGTGCCACTTACTACACCCACAGTAGCCTCGAACCAGGACGTAGTAGATGGTACTGTGATGCAGAAGGCGACCGTAAATACTCCTCCAGTATCGTCGAAGCAAAAGATAACGACGGCAGCTGCTGAAGGTGGCATGAAGGAAATGTCTTCAACAAAAACTGCAATGCAGGCATCGAATATCACTCCTGGAATTAAAAAAGATGCCAATGTTTCTCAGTCGCCGATGCCAAAATCTGCATCAAACCCCACGGCTCCATCCTCAGCCCAACAGCCTCAACAGCAGGTGGCACAGGAATCGCTTGCAGGTAAAACGAACGCATTCTTCGAAACACAGCAACCGGTCAAAGCATTGCgtaaaaaaagacacatttcTCCACCACCGCAACCACTGCCTACTACAAACGCGACGTCCAACAATCAAGCCTCAGGAAAAGCATCAACTTCATCTTCgccattatcatcatcatcgtcatctgcAACGAACGCTTTGCACCGTGGGCTGCCGGCTAATCCAAAGGCTTCCGTAACTACAGCTATTTTGCCATCTGTCGTATCGCATCCATCAATAGCATCCTCTAGCAAGGCAGAAGCGAGCAACACACAGAACACTCTCAACACACGCACTTTTCTAAATAATCAAAAAGATGAATCGGCTCTAACACTGCCATTACTTGAGAAGACTTCAACACCCGCGTCACAGTCATCACCGTCAACCAAGAGTTCCACTGAAACGAAACCAAACCACACCGCCGTCGAAGGTTCTAAAGTTGGTTCGCCTCCAGTGCCTCCACGTCGTAAGCGTGAATCAAGAACTGCAAAAATAGGTAAAATTTAATAGCCACGTCTTTCTATGAACGTGTTCGTTTCTTCATCAAATCCTAGTTCATCGAGCGGAAACACACAAGCggtaaacaaaaattgaacaatTGCAACTTGGGCTTCGTTACAAATAATAATCCCTTATTGGGAATAGAACATCGATACACAATACAACGATTCCGTCAATAATCGGTTTCGATGCTATGATGATTATCCAGATTTAAGTCAACTTTCCTTCTAACCCGCTTTAATAGCTTCGGTGATTGCATCTTTTATCTTTAAAAAGCattcaaattcaatttgtttgaaagggatcgttttttttttttcatttccatcgcCACTACAATAATTGGCAATCTACTAATCCTGACCAAACCTGAGCCTTACCGAGACTTTGACCCATAGTGGGATAGTCCACGTCCACGGCATCTCcttattgttattggtgggtcgGTCCTATGCGTATATGGAACTAGGATGGACGTTTTGTTGAGTCATACGTTTAACGACTACACTTCTCAAGGACTGTGCCGAAATTTGTCAATTCAGTATTTCACAAAGTCACTCACCTCGACAACCACACTAGACGGACAAAAAGCAATACAGCAACTGTCTGTGTTTAGCTATTGAACTTTGGTTTGAATGCAAAACGTCTAATGATTCATTTTCAAGATACAAgacaattttcatttcaagttTAAAAATTCACAATTCACATGCTATTGCTTTCGTCGCACAAAGCTACACTTGAGACATTTGATCAAACTGTTTACTTAAAACAAATCTACATCTACATTGCAAATCGCAATTGTTTGCATTACCGTACGCGTTTATTGTATAACCGCACAAAccccttgttttttttttcaaaattgtacGTCACAGCTAACACGTAAACGGACTCAATTGCAAACATCCTTTGGACACTTTCATCAATGTTCTAAGATTGTTCTAATAAAGCTCAATTTGTGTATTATATAGTCAAAGTTATTATTCATTACATTGAATAACCCGATCCGTTTCATGTTGCGTACCTGTAGGTCGATGCCATGTTTTCTCTATCAGAATGTTGTTCGTTGGTTTCGTTCTCAAAAACCTAGCACTAGCCTAGAACGTGATTACacaaaattatgttttgttcgTCTATCAATCGCCTGCTTGCCATACCagcattttatgatttttataaTGGAATTTGAGTTATAATCTATCTTATTCTCttgttctcttctcttttctttcttttgtgtaATTGTTTGACCTTAAACGTCCTTATGTGTAACACTTCTGTTAACGTGACGTACAAACCTTTCATGTCTGTTCATATTATCATATTATTGTGGTTTCAAAATGTGGTTTGTCACACAATAAATGGCTCTAACGGCTCTAAcagcaaaagcgaaaaaatcgaaaatataTCAATTGTTACTATCTTGTATTTCTTGCACGAAGAAAAAGCGTTGATAGAATTTCATTTGAAAATAACGTATGATGCTATCGTTATTAATATGTCAATTATCAAAATGGACTCAAATAtcgaaaaatatattatttacattttgaaaaactacaacaaaacGAATGTTTCGTACAGTTTCGTATAAGCgaatcaaaaaaaaatacatatcttGTAAAGTCGTCAACTCTTATTCCTgtaacaacaaacaatatCCATATGTTAGGTATCATTTCCTTCCACCATGAATATTACATACAGGTAGCtgaaacataaatttgacCAGATCACATTGTCTTTTGTTACAACCCATCTCAATATCACTGGATAATCCTGATTTCGATAACTCtcctttttcctttcccaTTTTTATTCCCACCAGCACGGCTCATTCGAACGTTCTGCACTATCTTGTGAGGCCACAAGGCTTGGTATAAAATTATTCACCCACCAACCCGTGCCCGTAGCCTGTTGTAATTCTTCAATGATTCTAAAAGTTTACTATAGATGGATGGTAACAGCTTACAGTGCATTGTTCAAATGAACGAACGTTTGTCTTTGCACGGGCATACGTATGATGTGGCctattaaaattgttctatcCATCCTTATTGCACTGGCCGTTTTTCGATGCATTTTTGTTGCTACTGAACTATATGCAACTAttttaatgaatgaatgttttatttccAACTAACATGCCGAACTTGCAAAACTATTTGGTAGTTCATGAATGTGCTTCTtctgttctatttttttgaaataaactGTTGTGTACACTTACAGCGCTACTTTTTTAAACACTCCACTTTGATAATACTTTGATAAAAGTTTGGGTAAGTATTTCAAACAACTGTGTTGGTTTTATTATAACTAGATAATTTGACCAGGTTACAGTGCTGCGCAACGAAATTACTAAGATCCCCTTTACCCTGAAAAGTACGCAGAAATTATTGGCCTCGAAGCTTTCGGACACTGCATTTATATCAGTCCTTGAAGAAATACTAAGCCCATACCAGTGCAGGAGTCGGTATTGTGTTCATACCGGTTCTGGAACTTATCATATCCTACCTATATGtgctggaaccgatcatgaacccattcTGGTCCTCGAACTGATCATGAACCGTAGGAGTTAGCGCAAAAAGTAGTCCGGGTCTGGAACCGATACAGTTACAGTTTTGATTGAGTAACTAATGCTGCTGGTGCTACAACCCATACCTGGCAGTACATGTGCAGCGTAGGAATCGTGTAGAAATTGATTTCGGAAAGATTTCGGTAGGAAATAGCGGGGAAATTTTAGTAGATTCTGTATAGTGATGATCAAATGCATCCAAATGGTAATATCTCAACAATTACTTATCTTGCTGCTATTAATCACTTTTAcggcttaacaacatgcccgccatgaGTTCGAGGCCCCGCGCCTCTGTTTTGACGTCAATAATATCCGAGAAGTGCCCCCCGTCAATCATAGCGTGATTGATTTGGGAATATGTCTGGCTTGAAGCGAGGTGAAGTTGCTACGAATGTGCATGTGCTTGGAGGAGGTAAAGTTAATAAACCTGAAGCCGTTGTCGTTTGTCAGCTGGTGCTGCACCCAGCACCATGAACCCAGTAAtgatgggtaaattcaacaaaaatccggaatcgcaAATGACTTCGCCAAAATTGGAAGTTAGGAGTGGTTCCGGAAGTTAGGAGAAACACTTCAGACTCGGAACcatccggagccgtccggagcagAAGAAGCCGTCGAAGCCGACCGTAACCCGTTGTAACTGTTGAAAGTATATTTAAGCGCTTCGCCGGTATCTGCGATATAAGCTAATAAAAAATTAGGAGTTGATGAGTAAAAAAtgtctttttcatttactatACTGAAGTAAATGTTTGTTACATTTACAACCAACATTTCAGATCTTCACACTTTTTCTCAAGACTGAGGGACTCTTTCCGAATGTTCCGGATCCGACCTCACTGTCATGTAACTGATACTAGCACgagtaattaattaaataaacgaaacacGACAACAtccatttaaaaatatattattattttcacatTTCAATAGATATTGCagcttttattattatgtacATGATATTTTCAGCAACATTTGTACAAATTCGATATTTTGGTTCGTCCGTCCTACAAAACAAAGCCAACACTTTTCAGTACTTTTTTATCCTGCAATGCTATCTCTGTATTACAAATCGACATTTTAAGTGTGTTTTGTACGAACCATTCGACCGTAGCAAGTAATCGTAATTGGAGTTTATTTGTGTAACTCTTTCTAGCACAAGCTAAGCAATTTCACTGTGTCTCGTAAATATGTGTTAACCAATAACTGTTTACTTGTAGTACCCAGATcggtatttaaaaaaataacaaaaagcaTTTCATTCTGGAAATTTATAGCATAAGCACCTTTTGTATGGTTTGAAGCTAGTTCATATTGAACAAAGCGATGCTGAATATACATTTTTGTATTTCCATGCCTTATAACAAATATCCGTTTGCGCATTTATCTTTTCTATGCACAGCTTAATCTACGGGCGGTATTACAAGTTGGCCAACATACGCCAATGTAGAACTTTGACATAGATTATTTCTTCCATGCAGATGAACCGACTTTTCCGTCATCTACTTTTCCGAGCTttggaaaattgttttccataTAATGTGTCTGATAGTGTTCGGTCAAATCGTCTTGGATGAGCACTTGCTTACAAACTTGACAAACCTCTAGTTTCGAGGAATTAGAAGCTTTCCCTTTGCCGAAAGATTTCGGTCTATTGTTTTCGTCTTGGCAGTATACCAAATAAAGTTCCTATAAAGAAATAATACAATACATTTAACGAAAATCGTATCTTTTCATCCATCCTTTTCAACCCAATAATACACGAAGTATAGTTTACCTGTTGTTTGCTGATGGTTGGCAGTAACGCGATCAGTTCAGGAAAAATTTCATGGAAACGATCACCTAGTGCTACTCTGCAGTGCTCATAATAAGCTGATGCTTCGTATTGCCCATCACGGAACATCTGTGAAATGGTTCGGAACTCCATTAACGCGTCTTGACTTTTCAACGCTCTTTGAAAATGTGTTACAAGCACctgagaaagaaaagaaataaatacgTTTTTTATTTAGAATGAGTACATCTTAACGGAATGCGTATGTTGTGTTCCTCACTTGATTTCTTTTACTGGCGTTTGAAGGAGAGACATAACTGTAAGTGGGCAAGATATTGTACGATTCCCCTGTTGAGTTCGTAAAAGTCATGTTGTTCGCATTCCTTGCAACGGAATTTAATGTGACATTCCCAAAGCCAGGTGGAGGACCGGGCATTCGTTTTAAATTTACGTTTTCAAATCCAGGTGGCGTACGTTTGGGACCGGCTGCTAGTGCAAAATGAACACTGTTAGAACTGCCTAACACAGGGAAAGAACTATTTAACGACGAAGGgatgttattgttgtttgtggGAGAAGATTGTGTAGCGGCTGAGCTTTGTCCATTGGATTTactgtgttgctgttgcttctgctgTTGCTCTTTGTTACGATCCTTCGCTCCGCCGCCACCCCCTTTGGAAACAGATTCACTATTATTATTCCGCGTGTCTGCTGAATTAACGGTGGATAaatctttttgtttcattttttcaccCGATTTTTTTCCGGTCAGGGCGTTTAGATTAACAAAGCCAGTATCATCTTTTAGCTGTGGGGCCGGCATGGGTTTCTTCTTGCTTGAAGAGCTACCGGCAGTGGTTTGTGAACCTCCTCCAGCTCCAGACACCCAAGGGATAGGTTTTGCTGTTCCTGTTTTATTCCCTTCTCCGAGTGATGGAAATGCTTTGGTTGAATGCACACTTGGCACGGTTCCCTGAACAGTAGCAGATGCGTTTTTCTTCAAATCCTTGGCAGATATTGTGGTTACCTTTGAGGCGACGCTTGACACTGACACGTAATCATCCACTAATGCCCGATGCTTTGCCGATATTGCGTTCAAGTTCACCATCGATGAGTTCCCACTTCGATCGTTCATATCCGAAAAAACATCTCCAGTAAGCTTCTTATTTGAACCAGTCAGCGCTTTACTACTAGAACCCGGCAAAGCCGGAAAGTCAGAAGAATTTTTCTTCCCAATCATAGAACCAACAGAAGCTCCGTTAGATTTACCAGTGCTCGATCCTGAGGGTCGATTTGAAACGTGAATCATCATGCTCGTACCAGCTGAGGAAGTAGGTTGGCTTGGCTTGAGAAGCGAACTCGCAGTAATTTTGCTACTAAAACCTTCATTTAGGCTGGTTGGGCCAGTCGTTTCGCCTCCACCCGATCCAAGAGCGGGAAAGTTTTCTTTCGTGCGCGCAAGTCCTGCTGTTCCATACACACGCTGTCGTATCGTAACATTATTTGGACGAAATACTGGATTTGGTGCGGAGCCACCAAGCGTAGGAAAGTCCTGTTCACTGGTGGCATCAATCACCTTTTTAGGGTGTAGCTTACTTGTTTGATCATTTGTCAATTCAAGATTATCAAGCTCGTGTTGCAGTGTCTCGCCTGATGTGCCGCTACCGGCACTGCGACCTGTGGCACTGCCTCCTCGTCCCACACGAGATCGACTCGATGAAGGCCCACTGCCGGAAGAGCCTGCAGCAGCTGATGGTCCCGCACTTCCGGGCGCAGCAGCTCCATGACGCGGAGCATAAGTAAATTCAAGTTCTAAGGTACGAGTCTGTTTGTTCGCTAATCGGTTCATTGATTTGCCGTGCACTGATGCACGATGCGCTCGCAAATCGATTTCCGTTCGAAATACAGATGTAAATTGTTCTTGCTCACATTCACCTTCCTCACAAAGAAAATGATCTGCCCGGAAGTGATCACGTAACGATGCATAATCCCTATAAAGAGGATAATGAATCATAAGTAAGTTACAGATTCATATTAAATTAACTGTCTTCGCTTTTTACATACCCATAGAAGTAGTTTCTGCCATCTGCATCGCAATAGTGGCAGAAGAAATGGTCTTTACGTAGGTGACGGAACAGTTCATCCTTATCGAGAAACCGTGTATCGCAATATTCACATAGCGGATGCCCGCGATGACCAACCTTGTCTGGATCACCTTTACGACGATGCAGAGCCAGCTCCTGTCTGTTATAGCATCGTCGTTCGGAAGAAAACACCTTCAGATGCTCTGTGCATATGTCACAATAGAACAGCTCGTGTTTTTTCCGTACATGCTCACGTAGAAGTTCGAATTTTGGGAAATTTTTTTGATCACACCTGAAAGATAGTTGGCATAAGATCATTAGTTATTGTACGGAATGAATCCTGTAATTATACTGCGCAACATATCGGTGAATTCTTTGTTGGTAGGGTGTATTGACACGAAAGAGATGCATTTACATGCATCACACATTTTTTCGTGCCAATGGTCAATATGCGCGCGCAACTAATGGTTAAATTAATACGTAAGATGAGCACTAGTTGTGATTATGTATGCTTACTGTTATGCTTACCGAGGGCATTTGTAATCTAGAAGATCGAAATAAGCGTGTTGTACCTCTGCGTCCGTAAAGCAGATCCGGTATTTTTTATCATACAGTCCTGATCGATTTTTTACGTCCAATTGCTGGTAAGGTGTAAGCGTTTTCGAAAATATTACCTGCAACAAAACGGGAAAGCAAAATACATCCTTCTGCCAGCAAAGCGGTAATCCACTCACGGTCCAAAATCTTCCAAAACATACCTTGGCCAAATCACGACGGCAAATAGGGCAATCATTCTGCTGACATAGTACTCTAATACGGGTAGAGCACTCGTAGCAGCAAAGATGATCGCACTCACCGATGGCAAAATATACAATTGGCTTGAAGCATACGACACATAGAGTTTCCGTTGTCTCTACGTCGGAGACATTCTTCTCCTGAGTGGTGGTTTGTTGTCGTTTAGAGGCCATGTTGTCGCACGCAAAATGCAATGTTAATATAGCTCCTGTTGCAAACCGTTGCTCAATTCGCGAAATAGCGTTTGCCTCAATAAAGTGGACTTTCCGAAAGCAATGTGCACAGAATTGACAGCCGGAGGCAAAAATCGCTAACCTTAGAAGAGGTTACGAAAGGTAATAAACCTCGACACGTACACGCTGGTTTTCTAGCTCGACGGGTTGCTATTGATGATTTGTTCAAGTATTCTTTCGTTCACATAAGATGCAATCGAAAATGAAATTGCAATCGTGAAAAGGGATATGCGGCTGAAGCTGCAGAATCGTTTTGCtaatttagattttttacCAACGAAACCATATCAACACTTGGACCTCCAACGCGAAAAGGAATTTTTGACAATAAGCAGATTTGTCGTGCATCAAGGTTGGTACAGTATTTGTCAACTTGTCTGCAGATTTAAATTCGCCCgtcttaattaaaaaaaaaagaaacaagtaAAAAGCAGAAAATCGTGGAAACCCGCGTAAATTTACTTCTCAAactatattttctttttgtgtagcaaaataaatgaaacaaatgaataaCGACATATCCGTGTAttcaaacacattcaaacacctTGGCCATTCCTTTCCAAACCACAATGATTCATCGCTGGAGTCGTTAGTAGTTTGAGCTTTTCCTTGCATGTAACCTAATGATGAATGGAAAACTGCAAACTCTGCGACTGATATGTCTTCCTGTTGCTcatttattgaacaaaatatGAATATCGTAACCATCGAGCACAGtcatgtttgtttggttgattCCTCTCAACATTTGCAAGAGCGCTGGATTATTATGATTCTGCAACACCTCATACTGCTCCCATCTTGGTTATTATCTGTCAACGTAGAAACAGTCTGCTACCGTGGTGCCAGATAAATAGgcgatttttatgtgttaATTGTGAAACCAAGACATTTTTATTAGAATTATCAAATGTAAAGTACATGTAAcggtttttaatttaattaactaATTTCATGACACTTCTATCATTTTCTATATTTGTGTTCTATGCAATTTGTAAACGTCGTGTACAAAAAGGCAAATCTTGAACATGTAGTTTCACGCAACACTGCTATGAAGCAAAGAGACGCAAGAAGCAGACATAAAAGAAACATAATTGCAAAACGAACAGCTTTTCGGGGCGATGGCAAAACAGCCAAGTGCGGGACTGTAATCGCGGTGATCGAAATGTAATCAACTCGGTGCGAAATTCCAAAAGAGATCTGAACATAGTGTGCAACAAAGTAAAAATATTTAGTCCAAGATTGCTTTCACGTAAAATCTTCAGAGCAAACGACTGATGATTCCGATGCAATTGCAACAAAAGTGCGCTCTGTCTGTGATATGATATTACATTCTGTATATATCGAGGGCGTGTTTATACGGAAACAACTTTGCTTATATTGCGGCCACCAAAAACTTATATACAGTGCTCTAACAAAAGTGTTGACCAGTTATGAATTGAATACAATGCATTTTTTACCCTAAATAATGAAGTAATGAGTCATACAACGCAGTTCGTAATATCAATTCCTCAACCTTCAAATTGAGAAGCGAATTCTGCTCTCTGCTCCATGCAAATGAAGTACACGTATTTCCATTTTAGTTTTTAGTAATGTTAGTTTAGTCAAATTTTCTGAATAGGTAGAAACTGTTCTAAACATACCCGCGCAATGCCATGATGTTTCGAGCCATTTAAAAGATACGTGGTGATGTTCATTGCCCGCTTCTCTATTTCCTTCAAACTCCTGTGTAATATGCAAAACTGATATTgcattatattttgtttatattataATCATTACTGGAATAATACGTACCAGATAAATTTAAGGAAATATTGAAATCGTGCTAATATCCATTATATTTTCTACATTGTTTCATCAATTAAATTATATTCATAAATCACTTTTTTCTGAGCCTTGGCGTTTAAAGGGCTTTTTggttgaaaataaaaaggcCCTTTTTAATCATTTGATGGATATTATAAAAAATGTTAGTGGACTATTTGcatattttgattatttgttcATAAAAGAAGAGATTAGTGTTTGCCAAGATAGGGTGCTACATTGGAGCGCCAGAACAACTGGTGTCCGTTATCCTACTATCGTATAAATAACACAGAATGCGAAAAACGTATTTTTAGACATTATGGAAC encodes the following:
- the LOC1269505 gene encoding E3 ubiquitin-protein ligase ZNF598, with translation MASKRQQTTTQEKNVSDVETTETLCVVCFKPIVYFAIGECDHLCCYECSTRIRVLCQQNDCPICRRDLAKVIFSKTLTPYQQLDVKNRSGLYDKKYRICFTDAEVQHAYFDLLDYKCPRCDQKNFPKFELLREHVRKKHELFYCDICTEHLKVFSSERRCYNRQELALHRRKGDPDKVGHRGHPLCEYCDTRFLDKDELFRHLRKDHFFCHYCDADGRNYFYGDYASLRDHFRADHFLCEEGECEQEQFTSVFRTEIDLRAHRASVHGKSMNRLANKQTRTLELEFTYAPRHGAAAPGSAGPSAAAGSSGSGPSSSRSRVGRGGSATGRSAGSGTSGETLQHELDNLELTNDQTSKLHPKKVIDATSEQDFPTLGGSAPNPVFRPNNVTIRQRVYGTAGLARTKENFPALGSGGGETTGPTSLNEGFSSKITASSLLKPSQPTSSAGTSMMIHVSNRPSGSSTGKSNGASVGSMIGKKNSSDFPALPGSSSKALTGSNKKLTGDVFSDMNDRSGNSSMVNLNAISAKHRALVDDYVSVSSVASKVTTISAKDLKKNASATVQGTVPSVHSTKAFPSLGEGNKTGTAKPIPWVSGAGGGSQTTAGSSSSKKKPMPAPQLKDDTGFVNLNALTGKKSGEKMKQKDLSTVNSADTRNNNSESVSKGGGGGAKDRNKEQQQKQQQHSKSNGQSSAATQSSPTNNNNIPSSLNSSFPVLGSSNSVHFALAAGPKRTPPGFENVNLKRMPGPPPGFGNVTLNSVARNANNMTFTNSTGESYNILPTYSYVSPSNASKRNQVLVTHFQRALKSQDALMEFRTISQMFRDGQYEASAYYEHCRVALGDRFHEIFPELIALLPTISKQQELYLVYCQDENNRPKSFGKGKASNSSKLEVCQVCKQVLIQDDLTEHYQTHYMENNFPKLGKVDDGKVGSSAWKK